TATCGGGGTATCCCTTTACtccaaaaaattattattattattattattattattattattattattattattattattattattattattattttaataaagttCAACGCTGGCTGATTATCCTTAAGAATGTTCCCATCCTTATTTATAAACTTAGACTtttaacaataaaaaaaatgtGGAAAGTCAAATACTTGCTATTTTTATTGTTGCGTAATAGAGCACGGAGTAGTCTTTTTGGTTTCTAAGTTTTATATATCGGTAGCTAGAATTTTATGAAACTATATGTATGCATAACAAGAACCTCAATTGTTAcccttgttttgttttgtttttttttaacaGCAAAATGAGTATATTAAAAAACGTCCCTTACCAAGACGCTAAGAGAGAAAACTTTACAAAGGCTTTAGACGCCAAGAGTTCCAATTAGAAACTACATGACCTCTGTTTTTCAGTCAacgaaaagtgtagaattgaataACATCAAAAATACTATTTCTACAAATAACAGTGTCGTTAAAAACAACGTCGTTCCAAAATCGCTATATAACCCACAAAAAAGTAACAACGGTTATAGTAATGTGAGTCTTGACCTCCGAAGCTAAATGCACACCCTCGATCCAACTTTGAACGTCCGACCACGTATCAAAAACAGGAAAGCCACAATCAAGCCAAATACAAATCAAACGCCAAACATCATAAACATCAGAACCTCAATTTTTACCCTTGTTTTATTTACTAGATATAAAAACGATATAGCATAAAACTAGAAAACTTAACTTAGACTACGTTTGATTACCTCTTAATGTAATGACTCATCGTTGAATTCTAAATCATTTAGCATTCAACGCGTTTGTTTTTAACctctaataacatgtgatgttgaaTGGTTCAACATTAAGTCCTGAACAATTCAGAGTTAAAATACTCTCTTAACTATTAAGCACGTAAATATTAACAACTATATTGTTTTTATTCATACAAAAGGTTAATAAAGTAATTTTACATCATTCACAGTGttcattaaaaatgattattaaacATGTTATTTTTATTCCGAAATCAACTTCATTTATATCTTTTGAATCATTTAGATTATGAACAATTCAATTTTAAATAATTCAGTTTATTAAACTAACCTTATGAGTATTAGTATAGTGGCTGGAGATTGAATTTTTTTCATCTTAAATTGAAATTCAATCGCCATATGAACAGCGAAATTATACATCCATTTTTAGTTATTTTGGAATCGACCTACATAGCATTAGATGTCGCGTTTGTGATTATGGTCTTAAATCGGTGGATCACATTATGATCTTTTGCAATCATTCACTTAATGTTCCGTCTCGTGTATTTAAATGGTGAGGTCTTGGCAACTTTTCAAACTTTAGTATGAATGAAATCCTTCGTAGCAAAGCACCATGTGGCATAACGAATCTAGGATTGAAAGTTTGGCAAGACGTGGAATGGGTCTGCGATTACCTTCTATAGAAAAATAGGAACATGTTGGTTTTCCAAAATGAATGGTGGAGTGTTCCGGTGGCGTTAAACGAAATCCAAGTGAAATCCTTCGAGTGGATATCGTCGAGAATAAAGAATAGAAACATCGATTGACATATATGGCTCACGAATCCTTCTTTTTATTTCTGGTTCAATAATACGGCCTATCCTAGTGAGTTTTACGGACCCACTGGACCAGAAGCTTCTCAAGCCCAAGCATTTTTCTTTTGTCTGAATCGATATTATTCCATTCCAATTCCGTCCCGATACCTCTCAAGGAAAATCTCGAATTGGATTTTTTATTAACGGGTTAGTGTGAGCTTATCCAACCACCTATTGATTCTTTATAACGTgctctattttttattttttttgacaaATAAGCCAACAGCTGTTGACGTTTTTCGAAAATTTTCCTAAGTAGGTCCTGGGCTGCGATCTTAGCATCCCTCAGTTTACTGTAATTCGTGTATTGTTTCGTGTTTGTGTTACTGTGATGTAGTGCTTAGTTTGACTTTGTGATTTACTACTTCTAATTGTTGCAATTTATTGAAATTTTATTTGCTTAAAAAAAAAGTTATTCTGGAAGAGATATGATTTACTACTTCCAAAATAACTAGATGTAATTTGTATGTCTATTTAgttagatatacatgttttattgcAATATATCATAATTATGTAATTATGTAATTATAAGGTTGAAAGCAAAATATAAACTAATGTTAAATGCATTTGTAATAGTGGaaatgtaagcatatatctatatttatgtatttgtatatgtatttgggGTGTTAATGGATACATCCGTTGATGAAATTTTTCATCCACGTTTAATCCATATTCACTTAGGTTCATCAATatctatattcatatacatatatatttaggttcatccatattcaTCACAAAGTGGGTGAATATCTACCGAGTGATTATTGTCATCATTGTTGAAGCTAGATTTTATTTTTAAAGTTGTAAGTtgaatttattattttttataaatgtttggtaatATAGATTCCAAGTGTATAAGTGTAATAAATTGATTAAAAGTGAAAAAACAATATACAAGATTAGGAATTATATGAATTTTTGTATGCAttattgtttttttattttttgagtGACATCATTGATCATATTCACAGGCAGACATCAACTATTTTAGGAGGCACCAGACCTTGTAATTTTCTCCATTTTCTTCCTTCATTCACTTATTCTTCTTTTTGCCACAAATTCTCCACCATCAAAATACCTTTTCAAGGGTTTTAATAGTTGCTTTTaaaaaattatttaatttaatttaaacatATATTCTGTCCAAATTGAGTTCACAACATTCGAATCTTTAAAAAATTATACATTTTTCTTTTATCTGGGATTTCAATtgtttatttctatttttattccAATTCAAACTCCTCTTTCTTTCAAAAGCTTTAATTTCGATTTTAATTACCTTCTCTCTTTATTGTTTATTCATTAAAATCTTCTAAATTTTTGTTTAATTTTCCAAGTTTTGTTATTTTCTTCAACAAAAAAAGATTTTATTTCCAGTACTCCGTAgaaaacttcaagaaatctttaaaATTTCTGCTTTTTTTCACTTGGGGTTTCATGTTATGTTTTGATTTTGCTTCTATCAACTAAAAAATATGTTTTTTTAATTGGGTTAAATTGATTTTTAAGAAATCTTGAAATCCATGCTGTAAAAGCTTGAATTTTTCCTTGCTTTTTTTTACTTTACTCTGGCTTTTTTCATTACTTCTCTTTTTGTTTTTTGTAATTACTATTTAATAAATGGATTTGAAGAAATTTGAACAAGTAATTGATGGTGAAACTACTATGAAGAAATCAGAATCAAGGAGTCTTGGTTCATCCCCTAAAAATTCAAGTGGTCAACTAAGTGGGTTAGCTTTAAAGTCAAAGGAATTGGGTAATAAAGATAACTTTTTGAGGGCTGATAAGATTGATTTCAAGAGTTGGGATGTTCAATTGGATAAACATTTGAGTAGGGTTTGGTCAAGAGATAGAGATAACAAAGAAACTAATACTAAAAAAGAAGAATGGGAAATTGATTTAGCAAAATTGGATATTAGAAATGTTATTGCTCATGGTACTTATGGTACTGTTTATAGAGGTGTTTATGATGGTCAAGATGTTGCAGGTACAGTTTTttaatctagttatttaatttaatGTTTCATTATGATATTTATATTGATATTGATTGGTTGATATTGATTAAATAGTTGTTTGGTATATTAAAGTTTCAATGTTTATGGGAATTTAATCAATTTATGCAATTGATAGGCTTGTTATGGTTAGATGATTTTTGTGTTATTGTGTTCCAATTTATTTATGTAATTTACATGTGTTTCTTGTAAATAGGATCTGTAGAAAGTGATTATATAGTTATTGTCTAGGTTGTAAATATATGTCCTTAGGATTAGTGGATCATAAGTTCACAATGAAAAATAATGGCTTTTCAAAATCTTGAATGTTTTTTACTGGAAAAATGATTGATTGTTTATGAATTAGATCATTTTCTAAACCTCTCTATTTGGACGGTAATTATGCGTGTGTTTAATATATGATTATCGAAACTTCTATATAATCTATATATCATGAGGTAATCAGATTAATTACAATATATGGATCTTTGATCACGATGGTTATAAACACTTGTTAAGTATACGATAGAACAAAACCATGCGTATACCATGTAAATGTTGCATGTAAATACTAAATAGAATTACCGTTTATTGCAGCTAGTTAGATAGTTTGTTCATAGTATCAATTTTTTATCTTATAAATTTTCTCATAATTGATGTATTTGTGATATTAGAGGTAGCAAGATGGGTGGGTCAAACGTGTTAGATAAGGGTTAAAACTGGTTTGGGTGCTTAGTGGCAGTTGATTTGTGACAGCTGCGGTTTACCTGCAATAATAAATATATCATGTAAATTATACTAAATGTTTATGCTTATGTTTGTGTTTAATTAGTGCGCTAATACGATTACAATAACATTTTTTTTTCACCTTATACTTTTCAAGCATTGAAATTACACTCGGGGAGACACTAAACATGTTTGACCAGTTTCCTTATTCTCTAACTTATTTGTTTTGACCTGGTTAGGATACCGTGTCCCAATTTGGCACAATTTGACCCATTCATGATTCTTATGATTTGATCAAAGTTAGTTTGCTAATTTACTTGTATTTTATGCATTTCTTTTAATTTGAACAATTTTAAAACTTACAGTGAAGGTGTTGGACTGGGGAGAAGATGGTCTTGCTACAGCTGCGGAAACCGCAAATCTTCGTACTTCTTTTCGACAAGAGGTTGCCGTGTGGCATAAGCTTGATCATCCAAATGTCACCAAGGTTGATACTTTCAAAATCTAAAAGTTTAGATACTTGCTAATTATAAATTTTTATTCACTTCAGAATTATTCATGGTACTATAGGTGTCAAAATGGGCGGGTTGGGTAACATGTCAAAGTTGGTAATCTTAGTATGGGTGGCATACCTTTCTACACTTCTTATCCTTTTTCCGAAGTTCTATTAATGGTTAACGTTTAAATAAGGTTATGAAAAcggttttataaattttttttagagAAAGTGATATGGGATGTTTTTTTTAAGTGTTCGAATTAATTTGTGGACTTTCGACACGCTAAATCCCATGACCATATTGTCGTTTCTTAGCAAAATTTCTAAATTTGACTTGTTGGAGATGAGATACAACACAAATTGATAATACTTTAGGTAATCGGGTAAATTTGCCACCTTTAATTTATACGGTGCTGCATTCATGTTGTCTTTATTTGTACTTTCTCCCATATTGTTGTAGTTTGTCGGTGCTTCGATGGGAACCTCGGATCTTAAGATCCCAACAAACGACGCTTCAAATTCTGGTCAGAACTCGTTACCGTCTAGGGCTTGTTGTGTTGTGGTAGAGTATCTTCCGGGTGGGACCCTCAAGAAATATTTGATCAGGAACATTCGAAAGAAACTATCTTTCAAGATTGTTGTTCAACTTGCTTTAGATCTCTCCAGAGGGTGAGTTTTTAATTATTTTTTCTTTCTTTGAAAAGAACGTTTTCTTGTATCTTCAACGATAATCATTTTGCCGGTTTCTTAATTTTTGCAGTTTAAGCTACCTTCACTCCAAGAAGATTGTGCACCGTGACGTTAAAACTGAAAATATGCTCTTAGATTTGAATAGAACCCTAAAGATTGCTGATTTTGGAGTTGCTCGTGTTGAAGCTCAAAACCCTAGAGACATGACTGGTGAAACAGGAACTCTTGGTTACATGGCGCCAGAGGTATGTACATTGACCAGTCAAAAGTTAGAATCTTTACTTGGTTgcattttttcatttttttgggtATGATTATAGGTATGTAAcagatttatattaataatataaaaaaatcttagctttataGAACTCAAAGAGGACCTATCGTCACGTTTTGGGTAAAGTACAACATAAATCGAACCAACTTTTATATTATTTGTTCAAAATTGTCATAATGTGAGCTATAGTGACCAAGGTTGCAAAACTCGCTACTTGAGGAGTACTCGGTCGGGGCTTTGGAAGGAGAAATCAGCAAGTGACGGGTTAAAGTGACGGATTAATCAAGATCAATCAGATTggactttttatacatttaaataatgaacttcaaaattatgtctaaatatagaagaaaaccataaacataaactataacataattgtctaaaaacaTAAGCGTTCATTTGTTTATATACTCTAAACTTGTggtttaaattcatattaaaatgttgaccaattttgatTTTAACCAACTTTGACCAACAAATCTGATTTAGACCCATTATCCGATGTTGAGTTGTTGACCGATTAATTGTTGGATTTAAAAAAATCGGATCAGTCTGTGTTAGGTGTAATCGGGGAATCAGGGTTTTTTACAGTAGTGATTGTGACGGTGAAGCATAGAAATATAGGAGCTTAAAAAGTTTACGACCCCTACATATCCTAATGCTAGAAAAAGTCTGAATGATATAAATTTACCATCCGAAAAAGTGCATTTAAAACCTTTTGTGGCATACATCTTGTAGGTTCTCGATGGAAAGCCGTACAACCGGAAATGCGATGTTTATAGTTTTGGTATATGCTTATGGGAAGTGTATTGTTGCGACATGCCTTATGTTGATCTTAGTTTTGCCGAAGTATCTTCTGCTGTTGTTCGTCAGGTTTGCTAATTTTTGTGCTTTACtttgctaatcttttcaacatctaTATTCTCTTTACAATTTATCCTTAGACTAGTCagttatgtattttttttaatgaCAAACTATGGGAccacatatattacatatattagttttttttttttttttttttttttttttttttttgaggtaaACATCTACTATATATAATTTGCTACCTCGCCCCTCTGGAGTCCTTTGAGTTTTTTTGAGTTTTGATCCTAGAATCAGTAGTGTATGCCCGTTTAAACAATATATATTACTCGATGAAGAGAACACTATTTTGACTaatgaaaatttatatataaagAAAAAATTATAAATGGGACATGTATTCGTTAGTCAAAATAACACTCTTCCCTTGATCGAGCCCAAACATGCTCGAGCTTAGCACGTTTTATATTTGCAATCGGGTTTAAAGCTCGAGCTTGAGTTGCTCAATAAAAGATCAATTCATTTGCAGTCCTACGTTATCATCATTTGATTTtgattaattattgtaattttctcaTTACAGAATCTACGCCCCGAGATTCCCAAATGTTGCCCAAGTGCATTTGCAAGCattttgaaaaagtgttgggaCGCAAATCCCGACAAAAGACCCGAAATGGATGAGGTCGTGAGGTTGTTAGAAGCGATAGATACAAGTAAAGGTGGCGGTATGATACCCGAAGGCCAAGCGACAGGATGTTTCTGTTTCACCACGACCCGTGGCCCGTGAGTTTTGTTCTCGTATGTGTAACGAATGTCACAAATACTTCATATTATCGTCGTTTTCACGAGTCGCATAAGTTTATATAAGGATGTAAACCATGAGTTGTCTCTTTAAACTAAATTTGGTCAACTGTCATTTAAATGGTAGACAAACATGTTGAGTGGTTATTTGCTATGCAAATTTTATGCAGTGGCTGTATCTTTGTATGTTCTTTTTTTtgctatataaatattgttatgcaATAATTGCTtgtgcagatttttttttttttttttttttttcaaataataaTACAGTTTGACATTGCTATGAAAGGAAAACATAACATACGTTTGGTTTTGTGCTTTTTGTTGCCTTTTTAGGTGTTAAAAGTCAGTTTATGGGGGTACAATAGTTAATGCACATGATACAAGTTTGTGTAGTATATTAGGGCCATATTTTGTCATTGAAGTATTTAACATGTGTTTGTCGGGTTGTTCACTTGTTCGGACTTTGGATCACATTCACTATCATGGTTTGTTGAATTTTAACATCACTTGTTCACATTCTTATGCTTTGTGCAACTTTGAACCCTTGGCATGTTTTAGGTGAGTGAGAATAGTACTTGAATTCACGACTTTTAAAAATATTATGAATGTACAATGCTTAACCTCAAAGGATACCTAATGGTGAGGATGTGGGATCTTTACCTTCTTTTTTTTTCAACGGCTATTTCGACATCGAATGCTCCCATTTGTCACTCACACAGGCGTTAGGAGGAAACTATTCACACACCATCGCTGCATTGGGTACCCAGTGTGCTTTGGATTAAACCGAGTGGCTTAGGGCATACACATTTATTCATCACAACAGAATACTTGAGAAAACCTCCCCTGGATTTGAACCTGTGCCAACTAAGACTCAGATCCAACCCAGAGCTTATACCACTCAGGCAATACCTATGAAATACATTTTGAGATCTTgtcttaaaaaaaataaataattaataaaacataaaaataaaaaaataaatagatGTACAATCACCGTTGTATAAAACCCGATTACTCACAAATAAATCCCCGATTACTCAATTTTAAGAGCAATCTGTTCCGATTTTTCAAAATCTGTTTAATTAATCGGTCTACGTTGATTaaagggtcaaaatcgaatttggtaatcaaagttggtcaaagtcattattagtcaacattttaacatgaatttaaacaaaAACTTTAAAGTTCATGAACAAAATACACAGTTTTGGACAATTATGCTAAAGTTaacgtttatgtttatggttttcttctatatttacatttataatttttttgaaatttaatatttgaatgtataaagtacaatccaatCAATCGGCGATAATCCACGAATTGCCGATTAGTCCTTCCAAattcccgaccgattaatcccgaATAGTGAATTTTGCAACCTTGTGTACAATAGTTTGGAAAAACTATTCGACGAACATGTAATGCAAACAAGTGTAAAATGATTGTAATAATTTGAACACAGCTTTCTTGTGCGTGTAAGTGTGTTTGTTTAAGTGCAAACAAGTGTAAAATGATTGTAATAATTTGAACACAGCTTTCTTTGTGTGAATTTattttattaatctttaataaaATGTGTAATAATGAGAGTTTACTACTTAGATCATTCTCTACCCTAAAATGTCTTGTtgtgttgggggggggggggggggggggggggggggggggggttggggGGGGGGGAATTTTTACTGACGTGAAATTGTTGTGGGACTGATGGGCGATGTGGTAAATATTGTTGTGGGCTACTGATGCGGCAAGTATTTTTcattttttattaatttaataaaagacaaaatttcattcctcgtctctgaactttacatcgattttgactccctgtcctttttcttttttttgtgcattccttgtccctaaactatgaaaagagtacatccctcgtcctcccgtctaaTTTCTGTCAAAACCTACCGTTACCCCTTATCACGTGCatgtcatgtgagggtatttttgccattgtttcttcttcttctatcATAAAAACCCCCAATTCTTTCACATCCAAAAACACATATTCATATatcttcatcatcaatcatcatcgatCCTTCATCTTCAACAAAAACTTCTTCATATCATCATCTATTtcgatcttcatcatcatcaatctaacaacattaacaattCAGATTCATAAAGAAGCTGCTACAATACTCGTGTTCATCATTAATCGATTTGGTCTCCGGAACAATTTAGCTAATCTCACATCGAATTGAAGAAAGATTCTGATTCCTAATCACTTCTTGAAGCTACGAAGTACTTCGAATCAGATTGTGAttcaacgaatttgtccagatctcAAAGTCAAAGATGAGTTCATCTCGGTCAAACTTCCAATTCGAATGAATCATTGAGTTTCAGATCATTCTGTTAACTTTTGAGGATTCAAAGGAAGATTCTAAACGTTTTTCATGTAGTAATCGAGGTCTAAGAACAACTAGATAACAAAATTTGATTTTGTGTTCATATGTTGAGACACGCCACTGTTCATCATTGATTTTGTGTTCCAGATCTGTTCTTCATCTGAATCTTCACACTGCGATTCTGCTCGTAGCCATCTATTTGATTCCACCACCCTTAGGTTATCATCCGTATTTAAATCtggggttttttttttctttctaatagAAGTGGGTTTTTTAGATCTGTGTGTTTTTCCTGATAAAAGTTGATCCGAGTGTTCTAATGGATTTGTGAGTGTTCTTCTATTATGGTATATTCTAACGGTATTTGAGTGTTCCTTTTAGTTTGATTCTCATTTACAGCTTTATTCATTCATCGACTCATATAGGAAGTGAAAGTTTGTTAAAGAAGAAATAGTGAGATGAAATTGACTGAAGCTAAACAAATTATTTACTGTATGTTTTAATTTCATAGTCATTTAAATTAGATGTGAAAATAtgggttttttttttagtttagaaCTGAAAAAATAAAGATGATGAAGATGGTGTTTTTTATGATAGAAAAAGAAAaaacaatgacaaaaataccctcacatgacatgcacgtgataaggggtaacggcaggttttgacagaaattagacggggggacgagggatgtaccgttttcatagtttagggacgaggaatgcacaaaaaaaaagaaaaaggacagggagtcaaaatcgatgtaaagttcatggacgaggaatgaaattttttcTTAATAAAAACAATAGACATTAGatactataattaaataaataagtaaatataaaataaaaacacaaattttataaattaaaatcctaaaaagaaaaaaaaaatacataatttaaaattttaaaaaagggATTATCACTAAAATGCCTATTTTTTTCACCTATTTGCGTTGGagcccattttttttttttttttttttttttttaccaaattgcccgcgcaaggcgcaaggtgCCTTGCGCCTTGAGTCCTTGCACCTGGGggtgcctcttgcgaccttgcttcctagggacgcaaggacgcaaggagcctcttgcgaccttgcttctCGGAGACGCAAGGACCCAATGTGCCTCTTGCTCCTGCCTAATCGTTTTCCTTCAAACATTTCATCGAACACGTTACGTGCATGCACATTATGCACAAAGTAATGGACCTGATATTAACAAGAACCAACTTTCAATCAAAGAGTTCAAGCCCATTAAACAAATACAAAAGGTAGCTATTTGATTTTCTCTAATCTCTAATCTCTAATCTCTAATCAGTAATCCATTGACTTTTACATATATTTCTATTTTATAGAGAAATATAGAACTGAgaagaaactaaaaaaaaaaaaaaatctgtgttCCTAATCTTTTTACAAAAGAATGGAAGATAGTAAATGGATGATTTTATTGTACTTTTTGTTTCAATATTTTTTTGCAAATTGACCAAATACAAATCTTTCACTTTCATATATCTTCATTTCGTTTCTTTCATTCTATGACAAATTCGCGAACAAAGCCTGTCTAATTGTAAGTTTATATAATTAACTGGATTAATAAAATAGGTTTGTACAAAAAGGTACTTATTAAATACTTAGATGTGTTTACTGAAACAAGTTGCTAAAAGTCGATTACTTTGTGCATGCACACCTTATGTGCATGCACataaggtgttcgatgaaatgtctgaAGGAAAACGATCAGgcaggagcaagaggcaccttgcgtccttgcgtccccgggaagcaaggtcgcaagaggctCCTTGCCAACGGTGGAACTATGAAGAGACACCGGAGGGCGGTGGCCTCCCCAAATATTTACGTaatagtgtagttttttagtattCCCGAATTATTTTATTGTATTATCTAAAGGAATTCATGTTTTTAACCTTCTATGCCCCCTCCTCTCTGACAAGTAAATATTTGACAGACCAATTACCTAAGTCCCTATCTAGACTATATATTCCTAAGTCCCTATACATTATTTCATATAACATCTTCTACAAGCTATTTTTCTACTTAATTACGAAGTAGATTAGATTAATGAATTTTTATACTAACAAAGCTAGTTTTTAAATTATGTTTGCTTAATACTTAAATTTACTTTTGTTTGACAACATTTACATATTAAAAATATCAAAAGATTAGCGTTTCTATTTATCTCATGTAAGAAACATATTAAACTTCTAACTACTTTGGCCCCCCTAACATATATTTTCAAGTTCCACCACTGCTCCTTGTGTCCTTACGTCctcgggaagcaaggtcgca
This genomic stretch from Rutidosis leptorrhynchoides isolate AG116_Rl617_1_P2 chromosome 11, CSIRO_AGI_Rlap_v1, whole genome shotgun sequence harbors:
- the LOC139877742 gene encoding serine/threonine-protein kinase 52-like, yielding MDLKKFEQVIDGETTMKKSESRSLGSSPKNSSGQLSGLALKSKELGNKDNFLRADKIDFKSWDVQLDKHLSRVWSRDRDNKETNTKKEEWEIDLAKLDIRNVIAHGTYGTVYRGVYDGQDVAVKVLDWGEDGLATAAETANLRTSFRQEVAVWHKLDHPNVTKFVGASMGTSDLKIPTNDASNSGQNSLPSRACCVVVEYLPGGTLKKYLIRNIRKKLSFKIVVQLALDLSRGLSYLHSKKIVHRDVKTENMLLDLNRTLKIADFGVARVEAQNPRDMTGETGTLGYMAPEVLDGKPYNRKCDVYSFGICLWEVYCCDMPYVDLSFAEVSSAVVRQNLRPEIPKCCPSAFASILKKCWDANPDKRPEMDEVVRLLEAIDTSKGGGMIPEGQATGCFCFTTTRGP